The following coding sequences are from one Syntrophomonadaceae bacterium window:
- the feoB gene encoding ferrous iron transport protein B: MQCHNLASHLNIPKDAKKVVLVGNPNVGKSVFFNAFTGIYADVSNYPGTTLEINYGKMDEYVVIDTPGVYGVSSFNDEEIVARDVILSADVIINIVDAIHMERDLFLTQQVIDMGIPTVVALNMIDEAQKHGIEVDIDLLSDLLGVPVVPTIAVTRHGFEDVKTALSKARTGRVDPELLQELQQMLTRVGNLGEALLVLEGDPYVAKRHGIPAGTQREAIYSKRRHKVNDIIDHVVKETNRNASFSTRLGRWMLKPITAIPILAFTLWLMYQFVGVFVAQTVVGITEDGIMLGMYVPAVSDFVARFINPASVAGELLIGEFGVLTMTVTYLLGLLLPLVIGFYLALSVLEDSGYLPRIAVLVDRLLTGIGLNGRGVIPLILGFGCVTLATITTRMLGSDRERRIATFLLALTIPCSAQLAVIMAMLAGAGGKYLAIYAGTIFIVLVIAGTILHKLLPGQSSDLLIDLPPIRLPRLDNVIKKTVTKSVHFMKEATPLFAIGALFIGGLQVSGLLTRLQTVLAPLTEGWLQLPREAATAFVMGFVRRDFGAAGLYDLSMSPEQKVVAMVTISLFVPCIASALVIFRERGRKEALLIWPSVLVLAFIIGGILSRILA, translated from the coding sequence ATGCAGTGTCATAACCTGGCCAGTCACCTAAATATTCCCAAAGACGCCAAAAAAGTTGTGCTGGTGGGAAACCCTAATGTGGGCAAATCTGTGTTTTTCAATGCCTTCACCGGGATATATGCTGATGTGTCTAACTATCCCGGGACAACGCTAGAAATTAACTACGGCAAAATGGACGAGTACGTTGTGATTGATACCCCCGGTGTTTACGGCGTTTCTTCTTTTAATGACGAAGAGATTGTCGCCCGCGATGTGATTCTCAGCGCTGACGTAATTATTAATATTGTTGATGCTATCCACATGGAGAGAGATCTTTTTTTAACCCAGCAAGTTATCGATATGGGCATCCCCACTGTAGTGGCCTTAAACATGATTGATGAAGCCCAGAAACATGGCATTGAGGTTGACATTGATTTACTTAGTGACTTGTTAGGTGTTCCAGTTGTACCCACCATCGCTGTTACCAGGCATGGCTTTGAGGATGTAAAAACCGCTCTTTCAAAAGCCCGGACCGGACGCGTCGATCCTGAACTACTCCAGGAACTGCAGCAAATGCTGACCAGAGTTGGTAACCTTGGCGAGGCGCTCTTGGTCCTGGAAGGGGATCCCTATGTGGCAAAACGCCATGGCATCCCGGCCGGCACCCAAAGAGAAGCAATTTATTCCAAACGGCGGCACAAGGTTAATGACATTATTGACCACGTGGTTAAAGAAACAAACCGCAATGCCAGTTTTAGCACCCGGCTGGGCAGGTGGATGCTTAAACCAATTACTGCCATTCCCATCCTGGCCTTTACTTTATGGCTGATGTACCAGTTTGTCGGTGTCTTTGTCGCCCAAACAGTGGTCGGAATAACAGAAGATGGCATCATGCTGGGAATGTATGTGCCGGCTGTATCTGATTTTGTAGCAAGGTTTATCAATCCTGCATCAGTCGCGGGTGAACTTTTAATTGGTGAATTCGGCGTCCTGACCATGACTGTGACTTATCTCCTGGGCTTACTGCTGCCGCTCGTAATAGGCTTTTACCTTGCCCTTTCGGTTTTAGAAGACTCGGGCTACCTCCCCAGGATCGCTGTTTTAGTTGACCGTTTATTGACTGGCATCGGTCTAAACGGCAGGGGAGTTATCCCCTTGATCCTTGGCTTCGGCTGCGTCACCCTGGCTACTATTACAACCCGGATGTTGGGCTCTGATCGGGAACGCCGCATCGCCACTTTTTTACTGGCCTTAACAATTCCCTGCTCGGCCCAGTTGGCGGTGATCATGGCTATGTTAGCCGGTGCGGGAGGGAAATACCTCGCTATCTACGCAGGAACCATCTTTATAGTCCTGGTAATTGCTGGCACCATTTTACACAAACTCTTACCTGGCCAGTCTTCCGACTTGTTAATCGACCTGCCGCCGATCAGGCTGCCCAGGCTGGATAACGTGATCAAGAAAACTGTCACCAAATCTGTTCATTTTATGAAAGAAGCCACCCCCCTGTTCGCTATCGGCGCCTTGTTTATTGGTGGCTTACAGGTCTCCGGCCTGTTGACCAGATTGCAGACTGTCCTGGCACCTCTGACTGAGGGTTGGCTGCAGCTGCCACGGGAAGCCGCTACCGCCTTCGTGATGGGCTTTGTCCGCAGGGATTTTGGCGCAGCAGGCCTCTATGATCTGTCCATGTCCCCGGAGCAGAAGGTTGTTGCCATGGTAACCATCAGCCTGTTTGTCCCGTGCATAGCCTCAGCGCTAGTAATCTTCCGGGAAAGAGGCCGTAAAGAAGCCTTGTTAATTTGGCCCAGCGTACTAGTCCTGGCCTTTATTATCGGCGGGATTTTATCCAGGATTTTAGCTTAA
- the iolB gene encoding 5-deoxy-glucuronate isomerase, translating into MKCLYPYQEVKGYREVIAPGNGAQYTGLGLVKLKPKAVFAGESPGKEAVLVILKGFCRVEVDGVSFEGLGARDDVFSGLPAAAYVPLDSNYKITEAAGQEAEVAVLMAAAEKKYPPFEVRPEDVVVKHRGELNYQRKIHDIIVANGEGKVDRIIVGETYSMPGHWSSYPPHKHDCYDLPSENEMEEIYYFKIKPEEGFGVQLIYTADGRTREAYLIKDGDTVAIPYGYHPVAAAPMSQVYYLWVLAGGRGRQLAAKEDPNITCLTR; encoded by the coding sequence TTGAAGTGTTTGTATCCATATCAAGAGGTAAAAGGTTACCGTGAGGTCATAGCGCCAGGAAATGGAGCCCAATATACCGGACTGGGGCTGGTTAAGCTTAAGCCTAAGGCTGTTTTTGCGGGTGAAAGCCCTGGAAAAGAGGCAGTGCTGGTTATATTAAAAGGATTTTGCCGGGTTGAAGTTGATGGGGTTAGTTTTGAAGGCCTGGGCGCCCGGGATGACGTTTTTTCCGGGCTGCCTGCAGCGGCATACGTACCCCTTGATAGTAATTATAAGATCACTGAAGCTGCTGGCCAAGAGGCGGAGGTCGCTGTTTTAATGGCGGCAGCGGAAAAAAAATACCCGCCATTTGAAGTCCGGCCGGAAGATGTGGTAGTAAAACATAGAGGAGAATTGAACTATCAGCGGAAAATCCATGACATTATCGTAGCAAACGGGGAAGGCAAGGTTGACCGGATTATAGTGGGAGAAACCTATTCCATGCCCGGCCATTGGTCCAGCTATCCGCCTCATAAGCATGACTGTTACGATCTGCCGTCGGAAAATGAGATGGAGGAGATTTACTACTTTAAGATCAAGCCGGAGGAGGGTTTTGGTGTCCAGTTGATTTACACTGCCGACGGCCGGACGAGGGAGGCCTATCTGATCAAAGACGGGGATACGGTGGCAATACCCTACGGCTACCATCCTGTAGCAGCCGCGCCAATGAGCCAGGTTTACTACTTATGGGTATTGGCTGGAGGCCGGGGGAGGCAACTGGCTGCTAAAGAGGATCCCAATATAACCTGCCTAACCAGATAA
- a CDS encoding Gfo/Idh/MocA family oxidoreductase, with translation MKKEQLGIAIIGCGMVGKFHLKALAGIPEFRVAGVWAANASLAGEVARDFNTNNYQTYQEALVDPEVDLVDICLPSGLHAEYGCVAALAGKHVLVEKPIDISLENAQRLIDTCRDCGVFLSVIFQNRFAPAAARVKQAMEEGVLGKLYAAEATIKWFRQQSYYTTSRWKGTKHLDGGGALINQGVHTIDLLLWFIGSKPKMVTSLVRTSRHPIEVEDLAMALVEFENGIIGCLTGSTALKPGFPERIELFGEKGTIALEAGRIARWKVDGCKEEDYLDAVPSGSGSSDPGGIPLANHQRQLKAIGQAILAGKQPPLAGEEALKALDLILKIYAANGKWIAAG, from the coding sequence ATGAAAAAAGAACAGCTGGGTATTGCCATTATCGGCTGCGGGATGGTCGGCAAATTTCACCTGAAAGCCCTGGCCGGGATCCCAGAGTTCAGGGTTGCCGGGGTTTGGGCAGCAAATGCCAGTCTGGCGGGGGAGGTGGCCCGGGATTTCAACACCAATAATTACCAGACCTACCAGGAGGCTTTAGTTGACCCGGAGGTAGATCTGGTGGATATCTGTCTTCCCAGCGGCTTACATGCAGAATATGGTTGCGTGGCCGCTCTGGCCGGGAAGCATGTGTTGGTGGAAAAGCCCATCGACATTTCACTGGAAAATGCTCAGAGGCTGATCGATACTTGCAGGGACTGTGGGGTCTTTTTATCGGTCATCTTCCAAAACCGCTTTGCTCCGGCCGCCGCCAGGGTCAAGCAGGCGATGGAAGAGGGTGTATTAGGGAAGTTATATGCGGCTGAAGCGACTATTAAGTGGTTTCGCCAGCAATCTTATTACACGACCAGCAGGTGGAAAGGGACTAAACATCTCGATGGCGGCGGCGCTTTAATCAACCAGGGCGTTCATACCATTGACTTGCTGTTGTGGTTTATAGGGAGCAAGCCAAAAATGGTTACCAGCCTGGTGCGGACGTCTCGTCATCCCATAGAGGTGGAGGACCTGGCCATGGCCTTGGTGGAGTTTGAAAATGGGATTATTGGCTGTCTTACAGGCTCCACTGCCCTAAAACCGGGCTTTCCAGAGCGGATAGAACTGTTCGGGGAAAAGGGGACCATTGCCCTAGAAGCTGGGCGCATCGCCCGATGGAAGGTGGATGGCTGCAAGGAGGAAGACTATTTGGATGCTGTTCCTTCCGGCTCCGGTAGTTCGGATCCAGGGGGAATCCCATTGGCCAACCACCAGCGCCAGCTTAAGGCTATTGGGCAGGCAATCCTGGCCGGAAAGCAGCCGCCTTTGGCGGGAGAGGAGGCATTAAAGGCCCTTGATCTGATCCTGAAGATTTATGCTGCTAATGGAAAATGGATTGCAGCAGGATAA
- a CDS encoding tripartite tricarboxylate transporter permease, with the protein MEHLFNGFVIVFQPLTFAYMVLGVVGGIIIGALPGMTASMGIILLLPLTYYLDPSTALIMLAGMYCGSMYGGSISAILIRTPGTPSAAATLLDGYPLTEQGQAGKAIGIAALGSFAGGLFSVFCLILLAPQLAKVALKFMPADYFMLAIFGLTIMASTSGNNLIKGLISGWFGLLVATVGIDGIAGMARFTFGIPELMGGFTLVAVLIGVFAVSQVLWEVESKKKPGEIVQQELRNTIPTIPEIKGVVLALIIGAIIGVFIGIIPGTGGAIACFLAYNETRRWSKNKEKFGRGSYEGIAAPEAANNATTGGALVPMLSLGVPGDVVTAVMLGALMLIGIKPGPMLFVDQPHVVYALFAGLIVIQFTMLFVALFSTRIFPYILKVPYNILMPVVMVLCVVGAYTLQNSMFDVLVALVFGVIGYFMRKYDYPAAPLVLGVVLGPMAEENLNRALLLSRNDWMVFIQSPISLAFLILSVVSIFLALYALRPKKENS; encoded by the coding sequence ATGGAACATCTGTTTAATGGGTTTGTGATAGTATTTCAGCCGCTAACCTTTGCGTATATGGTACTGGGAGTTGTCGGCGGGATCATCATTGGGGCCTTGCCCGGGATGACAGCTTCAATGGGGATAATCCTGCTTTTGCCGTTAACCTATTACCTGGATCCTAGCACTGCTTTGATTATGCTGGCGGGAATGTATTGTGGTTCCATGTATGGCGGATCCATTTCCGCCATTTTAATCAGGACTCCTGGCACTCCTTCGGCCGCCGCCACTCTTCTTGATGGTTATCCGTTAACTGAACAGGGCCAAGCCGGCAAGGCCATTGGCATAGCAGCCCTCGGTTCTTTTGCCGGGGGGCTATTCAGTGTTTTTTGCCTGATCCTGCTGGCCCCGCAACTGGCAAAAGTGGCTTTAAAGTTTATGCCGGCAGACTATTTTATGCTGGCTATATTTGGATTGACAATTATGGCCAGCACATCCGGGAATAACCTGATCAAGGGGTTGATTTCCGGCTGGTTTGGCCTATTAGTTGCCACCGTTGGGATTGATGGTATCGCAGGAATGGCGCGTTTTACCTTTGGTATACCGGAACTGATGGGCGGCTTTACTCTGGTAGCGGTATTAATTGGTGTATTTGCAGTCTCCCAGGTGTTGTGGGAAGTGGAAAGCAAGAAAAAACCCGGGGAAATTGTGCAGCAAGAGTTGAGAAACACTATCCCGACAATTCCGGAGATCAAAGGGGTAGTTTTGGCATTAATTATTGGCGCGATTATTGGCGTATTTATTGGGATTATTCCTGGCACCGGCGGGGCGATTGCTTGCTTTTTAGCCTATAATGAGACCCGCCGGTGGTCGAAAAACAAGGAAAAATTTGGTCGCGGTTCTTACGAAGGGATAGCCGCACCAGAAGCAGCTAACAATGCGACAACTGGCGGTGCCCTGGTGCCGATGCTGTCCCTGGGAGTTCCCGGAGATGTGGTAACTGCGGTGATGTTGGGGGCCTTAATGTTAATCGGCATCAAGCCTGGTCCGATGTTGTTTGTCGATCAGCCGCATGTGGTTTACGCATTATTTGCCGGGCTGATTGTAATCCAATTTACTATGCTTTTTGTAGCGCTTTTTTCCACAAGGATTTTTCCCTATATTTTAAAGGTTCCTTACAATATTTTAATGCCTGTTGTGATGGTCTTGTGTGTGGTTGGAGCCTACACCCTGCAAAACAGCATGTTTGATGTCTTGGTGGCGCTGGTTTTCGGAGTTATCGGCTATTTCATGAGAAAATACGATTACCCGGCTGCCCCTTTGGTCCTTGGTGTTGTTCTTGGCCCAATGGCGGAGGAGAATTTAAACCGCGCTTTGTTACTGTCGCGTAACGACTGGATGGTCTTCATCCAAAGCCCGATTTCCCTTGCCTTTTTAATTTTATCGGTAGTTTCGATATTCCTGGCCTTGTATGCCTTAAGGCCGAAAAAGGAAAACAGTTAA
- a CDS encoding tripartite tricarboxylate transporter TctB family protein, which yields MSRADFFGGVGVMVFAASVYLITLDMPRAPIGIGPGDYPRFIVTGLFVLGGILAVKSYVAGLKPLKGLYPPNALRYVAALTLITYAYIQFMPYLGFLYLTPIYLMAAFFLFGVKERFRALFISITCAGAIYGVFTSAFQVLLPKFSLF from the coding sequence ATGTCCCGGGCGGATTTTTTTGGCGGTGTTGGGGTCATGGTATTTGCGGCGTCAGTGTACTTGATTACTCTTGATATGCCTAGAGCCCCCATTGGCATTGGTCCTGGTGATTACCCCCGCTTTATTGTCACTGGATTGTTTGTTCTAGGGGGGATCCTGGCAGTAAAAAGCTATGTTGCAGGTTTAAAGCCGCTGAAGGGGCTTTATCCCCCTAATGCTTTGCGCTACGTTGCGGCCTTGACGTTAATTACCTATGCATATATCCAATTCATGCCATATCTTGGTTTTTTGTATTTGACGCCGATTTATTTAATGGCAGCCTTTTTCTTATTCGGGGTGAAGGAACGATTCCGCGCCCTATTCATCAGCATTACCTGCGCGGGAGCAATATATGGGGTATTTACTTCTGCCTTTCAAGTTTTATTGCCCAAATTCTCCTTATTTTAA
- a CDS encoding tripartite tricarboxylate transporter substrate binding protein, whose translation MLSRATAEFFPKYANGHPLLIKNIPGGAAVPAIMEFTKAKPDGYTILHWNTAQVIRTHMGKVGFEATSFAPIIKQTKDHNYLLVRADSPYKNLNEFLADARRKPLSIANASIGGGHHLAALLLQDFTVPFLHVPYGGGGPAVTGLLARHVDASMNIAPEGLTNVAAGQLRILALFAEERTDLVPGAPTAREQGVNLLLPQWRGIVAPNETPTEIQARLHDIFARIMRDPEFKQRLRGLGFGHSYLNPEEFGKLIREEDAKFKRVIIENKLGDRYF comes from the coding sequence TTGCTTAGCAGGGCAACCGCTGAGTTCTTTCCAAAATATGCCAACGGTCATCCATTGCTGATAAAGAATATCCCTGGCGGCGCCGCTGTTCCGGCAATTATGGAATTTACCAAGGCTAAACCGGATGGCTACACCATTTTGCACTGGAATACGGCCCAAGTTATTAGAACTCATATGGGTAAGGTAGGATTTGAGGCAACCTCATTTGCTCCCATCATAAAACAGACTAAAGACCATAACTACCTGCTGGTAAGGGCTGATTCGCCTTACAAGAATTTAAATGAATTTCTTGCGGATGCCAGAAGAAAACCGCTTAGCATTGCCAATGCCAGCATTGGGGGCGGGCACCACCTGGCGGCATTGTTGCTGCAAGATTTTACAGTCCCGTTCCTGCATGTGCCTTATGGGGGCGGAGGCCCGGCAGTGACCGGATTATTGGCCAGGCACGTAGATGCTTCGATGAATATAGCCCCAGAGGGGCTTACCAATGTTGCCGCCGGCCAACTACGCATTTTAGCCCTATTTGCCGAAGAGAGAACCGATCTGGTTCCCGGCGCGCCAACTGCCAGGGAACAAGGAGTCAATCTGCTTCTTCCTCAATGGCGGGGCATCGTTGCCCCAAACGAAACGCCAACTGAGATCCAAGCTAGGCTGCATGATATATTTGCCCGGATCATGAGAGATCCGGAATTTAAGCAAAGATTGCGGGGGTTAGGGTTTGGCCATTCCTATCTGAACCCGGAGGAGTTTGGTAAATTGATCCGGGAAGAGGACGCTAAATTTAAAAGGGTGATTATAGAAAACAAGCTGGGTGACCGCTATTTTTAA
- a CDS encoding ROK family transcriptional regulator, protein MNKNPGNSKYVKKLNRMTVLNIIKEHEPICRQQLSKITGLTPPAITAIVRELVDLGLIKEEGLGASNGGRKPVKLKFNPRAGLVIGLEVTRYEVNIGIADLKNDPMKLHRLPLDMSNPHRAVLSLAKEIDKVMNSDGMSKNNFMGIGVAFPGLLMAKEGIIKRSVNLGPEWNNFPIKDVLEREVGLSVFVEHNSNASVLAERWFGKGTDSRNLVYVNLGEGISAGVIMDDRIVQGFQGHAGEIGHVVIMSEGPLCNCGNRGCLESICGALAVVRTANEELPVLKREDALKDLWEKQGKVTIEDIIKQSEIEGSYAWQLIRQVGRFVGVAIAGAINLYNPEAVFVGGKLAAAGEVLLRPLQEAVKTHAFPEIARATRVELSGLGKNAATIGACALALRELFRPSQAGILAEAAITSERDRGATLY, encoded by the coding sequence TTGAACAAAAATCCAGGGAATAGCAAATACGTAAAAAAGCTAAACCGGATGACGGTACTGAATATTATAAAAGAACATGAGCCTATTTGCCGCCAACAGCTCTCGAAGATTACTGGGCTTACTCCCCCGGCAATCACTGCCATAGTAAGAGAGCTTGTGGATCTTGGGTTGATTAAGGAAGAGGGTTTAGGCGCATCTAATGGCGGGAGGAAGCCTGTAAAGCTTAAATTTAACCCCAGGGCTGGTTTGGTTATTGGTTTAGAGGTTACCCGTTATGAAGTTAATATTGGGATCGCTGATTTAAAAAACGACCCTATGAAGCTTCACCGCCTGCCTTTGGATATGAGCAATCCTCATCGGGCAGTCCTCTCTCTAGCCAAAGAAATTGACAAAGTGATGAATTCGGACGGGATGTCAAAAAATAATTTTATGGGTATCGGCGTGGCCTTCCCCGGTCTTTTGATGGCTAAGGAAGGAATCATAAAGAGGTCTGTTAACCTTGGTCCTGAATGGAATAACTTCCCAATAAAGGATGTTTTAGAAAGAGAAGTTGGATTATCGGTTTTTGTTGAACATAATTCTAATGCATCGGTACTGGCGGAACGCTGGTTTGGGAAAGGGACAGACAGCCGAAACCTTGTCTATGTGAATTTAGGTGAAGGTATCAGTGCCGGGGTGATCATGGATGATCGCATTGTCCAGGGTTTTCAAGGCCACGCCGGCGAAATTGGACACGTTGTGATTATGAGTGAAGGTCCTCTGTGTAATTGCGGTAACCGGGGCTGTCTGGAAAGCATCTGTGGCGCCTTAGCAGTGGTAAGAACAGCCAATGAAGAACTGCCTGTTTTAAAAAGAGAGGATGCCTTAAAAGACCTGTGGGAAAAACAGGGGAAAGTAACTATTGAGGATATAATTAAACAGTCTGAAATAGAAGGATCCTATGCCTGGCAATTAATCCGGCAAGTGGGCCGCTTTGTGGGGGTAGCCATAGCTGGGGCGATTAACCTGTATAATCCCGAAGCGGTCTTTGTTGGCGGTAAGTTGGCTGCAGCAGGGGAAGTCCTGTTGCGCCCATTACAGGAAGCAGTGAAAACCCATGCTTTTCCTGAAATAGCCCGGGCTACTAGAGTGGAGCTTTCTGGTTTGGGTAAAAACGCCGCTACCATAGGGGCTTGCGCCTTGGCTCTAAGGGAGCTTTTTAGGCCATCACAGGCAGGGATATTGGCGGAAGCTGCCATAACATCTGAAAGAGATAGGGGAGCCACATTATATTAA
- a CDS encoding C_GCAxxG_C_C family protein yields MLDLETSLIPRIASPFGGGIGRHGLVCGALTGGLMALGLLQGRDVSSDNEGKIRVYDAASHFLSAFSAEFEEVDCRQLIGYNLLDPGERQQAKENKVFDEKCRQYLGWVADYLQTKTAK; encoded by the coding sequence GTGCTGGATCTGGAAACCAGCCTGATCCCCAGAATTGCCTCACCTTTTGGTGGGGGCATAGGCCGGCATGGTTTGGTTTGCGGAGCGCTTACAGGTGGACTCATGGCCTTAGGATTGCTGCAAGGAAGAGATGTTAGCAGTGATAACGAAGGAAAAATAAGGGTTTACGATGCGGCTTCCCATTTCTTGTCGGCTTTTTCCGCCGAATTCGAGGAAGTTGACTGCAGGCAGTTAATCGGTTACAACCTGCTAGATCCTGGCGAGCGGCAGCAGGCTAAAGAAAACAAGGTTTTTGACGAAAAGTGCCGCCAGTACCTAGGCTGGGTGGCGGATTATCTCCAGACAAAAACAGCAAAATAG
- a CDS encoding TrpB-like pyridoxal phosphate-dependent enzyme, whose protein sequence is MSLRKIPTKILLEEKDIPHRWYNIQADLPTPARPPLHPGTLQPASPEDLAPIFPMELIKQEMSTDRWVEIPEEVRDLYALWRPAPVFRAYRLEKALDTPARIYYKYEGGNAAGSHKLNTALPQAYYNKAAGVKRLATETGAGQWGSALSVASSFFGLECQVYMVKISYNQKPYRRSFMQVYGASVVPSPSNLTYAGRSILEVDPESTGSLGIAISEAVEDAASRSDTNYALGSVLNHVLLHQSVIGLEAKAQLAKVDEYPDVIIGCCGGGSNFAGLAFPFLQDVFADNKKIKILAVEPTACPTLTRGKFAYDFGDTAKLTPLMMMYTLGHDFVPAGIHAGGLRYHGDSPLVSHLYHEGHISARAFGQSEVFQAAALFARTEGILPAPESAHAIKGAVAEALLAKEAGEANVILFGLSGHGNFDLTAYDAYIEGRLEDVELGPDYLERSLSCLPEIK, encoded by the coding sequence ATGAGCTTGAGAAAGATTCCGACTAAGATTCTGCTAGAGGAGAAAGACATCCCTCACCGGTGGTACAATATTCAGGCCGACCTGCCTACCCCGGCCAGACCGCCATTGCATCCCGGCACCCTCCAGCCAGCCAGTCCGGAAGACCTGGCGCCAATTTTCCCCATGGAATTGATCAAACAAGAAATGAGCACCGACCGCTGGGTGGAGATACCAGAAGAGGTCAGGGACCTGTATGCCTTGTGGAGGCCAGCCCCTGTTTTCCGGGCTTACCGCTTAGAAAAAGCCTTGGATACCCCTGCGCGCATCTATTACAAGTATGAAGGCGGAAATGCGGCGGGGAGTCATAAACTGAACACTGCCTTGCCCCAAGCCTATTATAACAAAGCGGCGGGGGTTAAACGGCTGGCGACCGAAACAGGCGCCGGCCAGTGGGGTAGCGCATTGAGCGTAGCCAGCAGTTTTTTCGGGCTGGAATGCCAGGTGTATATGGTTAAAATAAGCTATAATCAAAAACCCTATCGGCGGTCCTTTATGCAGGTGTATGGGGCTTCTGTGGTGCCAAGTCCCAGCAACCTGACATATGCTGGGCGCAGCATCCTGGAGGTAGACCCCGAATCGACCGGCAGCCTGGGCATAGCCATCAGCGAAGCGGTGGAAGATGCCGCTTCCAGGAGTGACACAAATTATGCTTTGGGAAGCGTGCTAAACCATGTGTTGTTGCATCAGTCTGTCATAGGACTGGAAGCCAAAGCTCAGCTGGCCAAGGTTGATGAGTATCCTGATGTAATCATTGGTTGCTGCGGTGGCGGCAGTAATTTTGCCGGCCTGGCCTTCCCATTTTTACAGGATGTTTTTGCCGATAATAAAAAGATAAAAATATTGGCTGTTGAACCAACTGCCTGCCCGACCCTGACCAGGGGCAAATTTGCCTATGACTTTGGCGACACCGCCAAGCTGACCCCTTTAATGATGATGTATACCTTGGGGCATGATTTTGTTCCTGCCGGGATCCATGCCGGTGGGCTTCGCTATCACGGGGATTCTCCGCTTGTGAGCCATCTTTACCATGAGGGACATATCTCTGCCAGGGCTTTCGGCCAGAGTGAAGTTTTTCAGGCGGCTGCCCTGTTTGCCAGAACAGAAGGAATATTGCCGGCTCCGGAAAGCGCCCATGCCATTAAAGGCGCGGTTGCTGAAGCCCTTCTTGCTAAAGAAGCCGGCGAGGCCAATGTGATCTTGTTTGGATTAAGCGGCCACGGTAACTTCGATCTGACCGCTTATGATGCCTATATTGAGGGCCGTCTGGAAGATGTTGAACTTGGGCCAGATTATTTGGAGCGCAGTTTATCCTGCTTACCGGAAATAAAATAG
- a CDS encoding sulfite exporter TauE/SafE family protein: MEFSHIALIAVTGLVAGFVNTVGGGGSLLTLPMLIFLGLPSATANGTNRVAVLVQSAVAVAGFRHKGVFDLHLGLLLGLPGLFGSILGARLAVDLPDAIFNNVLAAVMLLVLVIILFEPHKRFITISQEFLDNRRKIIAAVVFFFIGIYGGFIQAGVGFIIIACLSIIAGMSLVKINSLKVFVTTTFMLSSLAVFVYSGNIDWFIAFILAVGNALGGWFGSLFAVAKGDKWIKAILVVSVLAMAAKLLGIF, encoded by the coding sequence ATGGAATTCTCCCATATCGCACTGATCGCTGTTACTGGGCTTGTCGCCGGCTTTGTGAACACTGTGGGCGGGGGTGGTTCCCTTTTAACTTTGCCGATGTTAATTTTTTTAGGCTTACCCTCCGCCACTGCCAACGGCACCAACCGGGTTGCGGTTTTAGTCCAGTCTGCTGTTGCTGTGGCAGGCTTCAGACACAAGGGTGTATTTGATCTCCATCTGGGCTTACTCCTTGGATTGCCTGGCTTATTTGGCTCTATCCTGGGGGCGAGGCTGGCCGTTGACCTGCCTGATGCCATTTTTAATAACGTTCTGGCTGCAGTGATGCTGCTGGTTCTGGTAATAATTCTATTTGAGCCTCACAAGAGATTTATTACCATCAGTCAAGAATTTTTGGATAACAGAAGAAAAATTATTGCTGCTGTAGTTTTTTTCTTCATTGGGATTTACGGAGGTTTTATTCAGGCTGGGGTTGGCTTTATCATCATTGCCTGCTTATCGATAATTGCAGGAATGTCTTTGGTAAAAATAAACAGTCTGAAGGTATTTGTTACAACTACCTTCATGCTTTCCTCGCTCGCAGTTTTTGTCTACTCGGGCAACATCGACTGGTTTATAGCCTTTATCCTGGCTGTCGGCAACGCACTAGGGGGATGGTTTGGTAGTCTTTTTGCGGTAGCAAAAGGGGATAAATGGATCAAGGCCATACTGGTAGTATCGGTACTGGCTATGGCAGCTAAGCTTCTTGGCATCTTTTAA